A window of Staphylococcus lloydii genomic DNA:
TACAAAAGACACTATAAATATGTTCGACCAAGCATTATTTAACTACTTTAAAGAAGGAGCGATTTTCATTAATTGTGCGCGTGGCGTACTTGTTGATACTAAAGCATTGATACATGCATTAGATACGAACAAGTTAAGTGGGGCAGTTATTGACACTTATGAAAACGAAGCAAGTTACTTTAGGAAAGACTTTAGTTCAAGCGAAATTGAAGATGACTTATTACAATCATTAATTAAACGAGATGACATACTGTTGTCTCCGCATATAGCATTTTACACAAATGAGTCTGTTGAGAATTTAGTAGAACGAAGTTTGAATAGCACAATGGAAATCATACGACATGGAGATTCAGAATATGTAGTAAATAAATAACAGCATAGATAAAAGTGCTAACAATTAACCTCGGATATGAGATGACATTGTTAGCACTTTTTATTGATTATTAGTTTGGCACTACCGATGTATTACTATGAAGGGTAACTGAAATGCCTTCAGGACTAGTTAAATTTTTGTTCGTCGCGTTAGGTTTATAAATATCAATGTGAGCAAGACCTAAACTTTGATCACTATCAATTCTTTTTTTATTAGATTGCCACGTATTTACAGCGATATGATGATGATAATTATTAGTAGACATAAATAAGGCTTGTGGAAATTTAGAGATATGTTGAAGCCCTAACTCATTAATATAAAATTGGCGAGCGTCTTCGAGATTTGCCGTTTTCAAATGTAAATGGCCAATTTGGGCTTGGTTTGGCATACCGTTCCAACCGTCTGCTGTACGTTGAGCTAATAAATCCTCTACGTCAACTTGTAGCGTATCCATTTTTACAAATTCATCTTGCCATTGCCATGTTTCTGGGGCGCGGTCGTAATAAATTTCAATACCATTACCTTCAA
This region includes:
- a CDS encoding VOC family protein; this translates as MTFHDKTATQVTGITLNVQNIEQMTQFYTNLLGLKVIDEQSNKIVLAIGNGGHTLTLQQIDNPRRPSVTEAGLFHIALLLPTRADLANFLHFASSQGVQIGGGDHLVSEALYFNDIEGNGIEIYYDRAPETWQWQDEFVKMDTLQVDVEDLLAQRTADGWNGMPNQAQIGHLHLKTANLEDARQFYINELGLQHISKFPQALFMSTNNYHHHIAVNTWQSNKKRIDSDQSLGLAHIDIYKPNATNKNLTSPEGISVTLHSNTSVVPN